In the Pseudanabaena sp. PCC 7367 genome, one interval contains:
- the purU gene encoding formyltetrahydrofolate deformylase: MTTATLLVSCPDQKGLVAKVADWLYSHNGNIIHADQHTDASAGLFLMRVEWQLAGFNLERQEIAASFQPLAAAIDAKWQLHFSDRVRRVAIFVTKQDHCLYDLILRHKSGEINSQIPLVIGNHPNLEAIAHNFGINFHHVPITAETKATQEKLQLDLLHQYQIDLVVLAKYMQVLSPQFLAAFPQVINIHHSFLPAFPGAKPYHRAYQRGVKIIGATAHYVTEDLDEGPIIEQDVIRVSHRDAVADLIRKGKDLERIVLARAVRLHLENRVLIYGQTAKSKLGLRTVVFD; the protein is encoded by the coding sequence ATGACTACGGCTACCCTGTTGGTTTCCTGTCCCGATCAAAAAGGTCTGGTGGCCAAGGTAGCTGACTGGCTCTACTCCCACAATGGCAATATTATCCATGCCGATCAGCATACTGATGCCTCGGCTGGTTTATTTTTGATGCGGGTTGAGTGGCAGTTAGCTGGTTTTAATTTAGAACGCCAGGAGATTGCCGCTAGTTTTCAACCTTTGGCGGCGGCGATCGATGCGAAATGGCAACTCCACTTCTCCGATCGGGTACGGCGGGTAGCAATTTTTGTGACTAAGCAAGACCATTGTCTCTATGACTTGATTTTGCGGCACAAGTCCGGTGAAATTAACAGCCAGATCCCGCTGGTGATTGGCAATCATCCCAACCTGGAAGCGATCGCCCATAACTTTGGGATCAACTTCCACCATGTGCCGATTACGGCCGAAACCAAAGCCACCCAGGAAAAACTCCAGCTTGATTTGTTGCACCAATACCAGATCGATTTAGTGGTTCTGGCTAAATATATGCAGGTGCTCAGTCCTCAGTTTTTAGCGGCCTTTCCCCAGGTAATTAATATTCACCATTCCTTTTTGCCTGCTTTCCCTGGCGCAAAACCCTACCATCGTGCCTATCAGCGCGGCGTAAAAATTATTGGTGCTACGGCTCATTATGTGACTGAAGATCTAGACGAAGGGCCGATCATTGAGCAGGATGTAATCAGGGTTTCCCATCGAGATGCGGTGGCTGACTTGATTCGCAAAGGCAAAGACCTGGAACGGATTGTGTTGGCGCGGGCGGTGCGATTGCATCTAGAAAATCGCGTGTTAATTTATGGTCAAACGGCTAAGTCAAAGCTGGGGCTCAGAACAGTAGTGTTCGATTAG
- a CDS encoding cyclic nucleotide-binding domain-containing protein translates to MKKAYLILSELDNEDLNWITKNGHKKNLEPGTTLIYEGQSISALYMVLDGTLRVYIKPGEAGQERELAQISAGEMVGEISFIDASVPIATVEALGDCTILEIPRIQLLNKLRTDQAFAVRFYRGICQCLADRMRGTVKRLGYQSDDSYLETVTPEFSPLKQEDLELIEAKFHWLTLNVEN, encoded by the coding sequence ATGAAAAAAGCATATTTAATCCTGAGTGAGCTAGATAATGAGGATTTAAACTGGATCACAAAAAATGGACATAAAAAAAACCTCGAGCCAGGCACCACTTTGATCTATGAAGGGCAGAGTATTAGTGCTCTTTATATGGTGTTGGATGGTACCTTGCGGGTCTACATCAAACCAGGGGAGGCAGGGCAAGAGCGTGAACTGGCTCAAATATCTGCTGGTGAGATGGTTGGCGAGATTTCGTTTATTGATGCCAGCGTGCCGATCGCTACAGTTGAGGCACTAGGCGATTGCACCATTTTGGAAATCCCCCGCATTCAGCTCTTGAATAAACTGCGCACAGACCAAGCATTTGCGGTTCGTTTCTATCGCGGCATTTGTCAGTGCTTGGCCGATCGGATGCGGGGTACGGTCAAACGGTTGGGATATCAATCCGATGATAGTTATCTGGAGACAGTTACGCCAGAATTTTCGCCGCTAAAGCAAGAGGATTTAGAGCTGATTGAGGCTAAATTCCATTGGTTAACTTTAAATGTTGAGAATTGA
- the istA gene encoding IS21 family transposase: MSGQYIKQYQVQVYKKAREVGCNQNESAEIAGISVRSGSRIEQGKHQPKSKGERDWRTRRDPLSGVWEEELEPMLRREPRLEAMTLYEYLAEHYPGQYEQQLRTLQRRVQVWKSIHGKPQEVMFEIRHQPGEMGLSDFTELKQVEVTIKGKQYEHLLYHYRLAYSGWQYVQVIEGGESFIGLSEGLQNALHACGGVPKQHRTDNLSAAYRNMAGKRHKPLTQFYAELCEHYGMSPSRNNPGVAHENGSIESPHGHFKRRLRQALYLRGSFEFESVSAYQEFIEQVVAKLNCKCSAKFAEEKVTLQPLPRYRCADYEELTVRVTCHSTISVRCILYTVPSRLIGRQLNIHIYHNRLVGYLGQQQVVELPRLRVHGSAKIRRARCINYRHVIDSLRRKPRAFIYCTWQQDLLPNQQWRQLWQRLQADFEIDNAARIMVEALYIAAKHDRETTVADYLETQLQQGTLSLKALQQQFLLPQQQLSVPQLNVQQHSLSAYDQLLETKPEQYSEPDTQTATTLAHAPTLADYRAEGHPTALGLRPVLARSVRIGTGLSPTESDQTSSR, encoded by the coding sequence GTGTCAGGTCAATATATAAAACAATATCAAGTGCAAGTGTACAAGAAAGCACGAGAGGTCGGCTGCAATCAAAATGAGTCAGCCGAGATTGCCGGCATATCAGTCCGTAGCGGCAGCCGTATTGAGCAAGGCAAACACCAGCCCAAGAGTAAAGGTGAGCGAGATTGGCGCACCCGCCGAGATCCGCTATCAGGAGTGTGGGAGGAAGAGCTAGAGCCAATGCTTCGACGTGAGCCTCGTCTAGAGGCGATGACATTGTATGAATATCTAGCCGAGCATTATCCAGGCCAATATGAGCAACAATTGCGTACCTTACAAAGGCGAGTGCAGGTATGGAAAAGTATCCATGGCAAACCGCAGGAGGTAATGTTTGAGATCCGCCATCAGCCCGGCGAAATGGGTCTATCAGATTTTACCGAGCTCAAACAGGTGGAAGTTACCATCAAAGGGAAACAATATGAGCACCTGCTGTACCACTACCGTCTGGCCTACAGTGGCTGGCAATATGTGCAGGTAATCGAGGGTGGCGAGAGCTTTATCGGCTTGTCTGAAGGATTACAGAATGCGCTGCATGCCTGTGGTGGTGTACCAAAGCAGCATCGCACCGATAATTTGAGTGCTGCCTATCGGAATATGGCGGGCAAACGGCATAAACCACTAACCCAATTCTATGCCGAGCTATGTGAACACTATGGCATGAGTCCAAGTCGCAATAACCCAGGCGTGGCTCATGAAAATGGCTCCATCGAATCTCCCCATGGACATTTCAAGCGCCGGTTGCGCCAAGCTCTGTATTTGCGTGGCAGCTTTGAGTTTGAGTCAGTGAGTGCATATCAAGAATTTATCGAGCAGGTGGTTGCCAAGCTCAATTGTAAATGCAGCGCCAAGTTTGCCGAGGAAAAAGTAACCCTACAACCACTACCGAGATATCGCTGTGCCGATTACGAAGAATTGACGGTGCGGGTGACCTGCCACAGCACCATTTCGGTGCGCTGCATTCTTTACACGGTGCCATCAAGACTGATTGGCAGGCAGCTGAATATTCATATCTATCACAACCGCCTGGTCGGTTATTTGGGGCAGCAACAAGTGGTGGAACTACCCCGTTTGCGAGTACATGGGTCAGCCAAAATCCGCCGTGCTCGCTGTATTAACTACCGCCATGTAATTGATAGCCTCAGGCGTAAACCCCGTGCCTTTATTTACTGCACCTGGCAGCAAGACCTATTGCCTAATCAACAATGGCGGCAGCTGTGGCAGAGGTTACAGGCTGATTTTGAAATCGATAATGCAGCGCGCATCATGGTTGAAGCCCTCTATATTGCTGCCAAGCACGATAGAGAAACTACAGTGGCCGACTATCTTGAAACCCAACTGCAGCAGGGCACTCTCAGCCTGAAGGCTCTACAGCAACAGTTCCTACTACCCCAGCAGCAATTGAGCGTACCTCAACTAAACGTACAACAACATTCGCTTTCAGCCTATGACCAACTCCTCGAAACCAAACCCGAACAATACTCTGAGCCTGATACTCAAACAGCTACGACTCTCGCACATGCTCCAACATTGGCAGACTATCGAGCAGAAGGCCACCCAACAGCATTGGGCTTACGACCGGTTCTTGCTCGCTCTGTGCGAATTGGAACTGGATTATCGCCAACAGAATCGGATCAAACGAGCTCTCGCTGA
- a CDS encoding peroxiredoxin: protein MIEANNCLRVGQPAPNFSATAVVNQEFKIVKLSDYRGKKYVVLFFYPLDFTFVCPTEVMAFSDRYAEFKQLGAEVLGVSVDSEFAHLAWIQTDRKLGGVGDLNYPLVSDITKAISTAYNVLDPAAGIALRGLFIIDKDGIIQHASINNFAFGRGLDETLRTLKAIHHTQVNANEVCPVDWQPGQKTITPSSKSARGFFETLE, encoded by the coding sequence ATGATCGAGGCAAATAATTGTTTGCGGGTTGGTCAGCCAGCTCCAAATTTCAGTGCGACGGCGGTGGTTAATCAAGAATTTAAGATCGTCAAGCTGTCTGATTATCGGGGTAAAAAATATGTGGTGCTATTTTTCTACCCACTGGACTTTACATTTGTTTGCCCGACGGAGGTGATGGCATTTAGCGATCGCTATGCCGAATTTAAGCAACTGGGTGCGGAAGTGTTAGGTGTATCGGTAGACAGTGAGTTTGCCCACCTGGCCTGGATTCAAACCGATCGCAAATTAGGAGGGGTGGGCGATCTTAACTATCCCCTGGTTTCCGATATCACCAAGGCGATTAGCACTGCCTACAATGTGCTCGATCCAGCGGCTGGGATTGCCCTACGCGGTTTATTTATTATTGATAAGGACGGCATTATTCAGCATGCCTCAATTAATAATTTTGCCTTCGGTCGTGGCCTGGATGAAACGCTGCGCACCCTCAAGGCGATCCACCATACCCAAGTGAATGCCAATGAAGTCTGTCCGGTCGATTGGCAACCTGGCCAAAAAACAATCACCCCAAGTTCCAAGTCCGCTAGAGGCTTCTTTGAAACCCTGGAATAG
- a CDS encoding methylenetetrahydrofolate reductase, with amino-acid sequence MANPSNQSDQVKSTTSLLGQAIADRKFLVTAEVAPPKGSDPFHMLEQARQLKGRVHAINLTDSSRAVMAMSPLAASVLVQQQTGIEAVYQLACRDRNRIALQGDLLGASALGLCNILALTGDPVKSGDHKDAKSVFDLESVRLLKLIAKLNQGIDINEKQLANGGTNLLAGAAVDPQLGSWSGLVRRFERKLEAGAQFFQSQLITDFDRLDKFMHEVGNASGKPILAGIFLLKSAKNARFINKYVPGVNIPDSIIDRLAQAEQPLQEGIAIAAEQVKMAKDICQGVHLMAIKTEHLIPQILDLAGVEPIAQD; translated from the coding sequence TTGGCTAATCCATCTAATCAATCTGATCAGGTCAAATCAACCACATCGCTGCTGGGTCAAGCGATCGCCGATCGCAAATTCTTGGTTACGGCGGAAGTTGCCCCTCCCAAAGGTAGCGATCCATTTCATATGCTGGAACAAGCCAGACAACTCAAAGGCCGAGTTCATGCGATCAATCTCACCGATTCCAGTCGGGCGGTGATGGCAATGAGTCCGTTGGCAGCCTCTGTGTTGGTGCAACAGCAAACGGGAATCGAAGCGGTGTATCAACTGGCCTGCCGCGATCGCAACCGGATCGCACTGCAAGGGGATTTGTTGGGGGCAAGTGCCCTGGGCTTATGCAATATTCTGGCGTTGACCGGTGACCCAGTCAAATCGGGCGATCATAAGGATGCTAAGTCTGTGTTTGATCTTGAATCGGTGAGGTTGCTCAAACTAATTGCCAAACTCAATCAGGGGATTGACATCAATGAAAAGCAACTTGCCAATGGTGGTACAAACTTGCTGGCGGGGGCAGCGGTCGATCCGCAATTGGGGAGTTGGTCAGGATTGGTGCGCAGATTTGAACGCAAACTAGAGGCTGGGGCGCAGTTTTTCCAAAGCCAGTTGATTACGGATTTCGATCGCCTCGATAAGTTTATGCATGAGGTGGGGAATGCCAGCGGTAAACCAATCCTGGCGGGGATTTTTCTGCTCAAGTCGGCCAAGAACGCCAGATTTATTAATAAATATGTGCCGGGGGTAAACATTCCTGATTCGATTATCGATCGCCTTGCCCAAGCGGAGCAGCCATTACAGGAGGGGATTGCGATCGCGGCGGAACAGGTCAAAATGGCCAAAGATATTTGCCAGGGGGTGCATTTGATGGCGATCAAAACTGAACACCTGATCCCGCAAATTCTTGATCTGGCTGGGGTTGAGCCGATCGCCCAGGACTGA
- a CDS encoding phosphomannose isomerase type II C-terminal cupin domain, translating to MTQAQEVSTSISNLNGASSDLNNSNGLSPTPRPWGSFTVLEEGRGYKIKRIEVKPGHRLSLQMHHHRSEHWIVVSGTAKVTCGDSEIMISSNQSTYVPMCTRHRLENPGVIPLVIIEVQNGEYLGEDDITRFQDDYARANNGNNGSNGAK from the coding sequence ATGACACAAGCGCAAGAAGTTTCCACCTCAATCTCTAATCTCAATGGTGCTAGTAGTGATTTAAATAATTCCAATGGCTTAAGCCCAACCCCTAGACCCTGGGGCTCATTTACGGTGCTAGAAGAAGGGCGTGGTTATAAAATCAAGCGGATCGAAGTTAAGCCAGGTCATCGTCTCAGCTTGCAAATGCACCACCATCGCAGTGAGCATTGGATTGTCGTTTCTGGCACCGCCAAGGTCACCTGTGGCGATAGCGAAATCATGATCAGCAGTAATCAATCGACCTATGTACCGATGTGTACGCGCCATCGACTCGAAAATCCTGGTGTAATTCCGTTGGTGATCATTGAAGTGCAAAATGGTGAATATCTGGGCGAAGACGATATCACCCGGTTCCAGGATGATTATGCCCGTGCTAATAATGGCAATAACGGCTCTAATGGTGCTAAATAA
- a CDS encoding IS630 family transposase: MYHQPYDSKHPVICMDEKPVQLVKQTRIPLPAKSGQPELVDYEYERNGTANIFLFTEPLAGWRKAVVSERRTSVDWAIEIQRLLEQDYADCETVILVCDNLNIHKLASLYQAFAPSTARRLVERLEIHHTPKHGSWLNIAEIELSALTRQCLDRRIPDRETLEQETSAWFIERNHLQKSVDWQFTTADARIRLKRLYPQIES, encoded by the coding sequence ATTTATCACCAACCCTATGATTCTAAGCATCCGGTAATTTGCATGGATGAAAAACCGGTGCAATTGGTTAAACAAACACGCATTCCATTGCCGGCTAAATCAGGACAACCAGAGTTGGTAGATTATGAATATGAGCGCAATGGCACCGCTAATATTTTCTTGTTTACAGAACCTTTGGCCGGTTGGCGTAAAGCAGTTGTGAGTGAACGCAGAACCTCAGTTGATTGGGCGATCGAAATTCAACGCTTACTTGAACAAGACTACGCCGATTGCGAGACTGTCATTTTGGTATGTGACAATTTGAACATTCACAAACTTGCCTCGCTCTATCAGGCCTTTGCTCCGTCCACTGCGCGTCGGTTGGTCGAACGGCTAGAAATTCACCATACGCCCAAACATGGAAGTTGGCTAAATATTGCCGAAATCGAGCTGTCTGCACTAACCCGACAATGTCTGGATCGACGGATCCCAGATCGAGAAACTCTTGAACAAGAAACATCAGCTTGGTTCATTGAGCGTAATCATTTGCAGAAGTCGGTAGATTGGCAATTCACAACTGCAGATGCTCGTATTCGCCTTAAGCGACTTTACCCACAAATTGAAAGCTGA
- the istB gene encoding IS21-like element helper ATPase IstB, translating to MEQKATQQHWAYDRFLLALCELELDYRQQNRIKRALAEAKLPTGKSFTSFDFEHCPSFKSAPLIQLAQDTAWLDRAENCLLFGPSGVGKTHLAAALGRSMIEMGKRVKFFSAYALLQHLQQAKLQLQLASILAKLDRFDLLIIDDLGYVKKSEAETSVLFELIAHRYERKSLIITANQPFSQWDHIFADDMMTVAAVDRLIHHALIVEIHADSFRKRNAVERSQK from the coding sequence ATCGAGCAGAAGGCCACCCAACAGCATTGGGCTTACGACCGGTTCTTGCTCGCTCTGTGCGAATTGGAACTGGATTATCGCCAACAGAATCGGATCAAACGAGCTCTCGCTGAGGCTAAATTACCTACTGGTAAAAGCTTTACCTCTTTCGATTTTGAACATTGCCCTAGTTTCAAATCAGCGCCACTGATCCAACTGGCACAAGATACGGCCTGGTTGGATAGGGCCGAAAACTGCTTGCTATTTGGACCTTCCGGGGTCGGTAAAACTCATCTTGCTGCTGCGCTCGGGCGCTCGATGATTGAAATGGGCAAACGGGTTAAGTTCTTCTCGGCCTATGCTTTGCTACAACATCTACAGCAAGCCAAACTACAACTTCAGCTTGCCTCTATCCTTGCCAAACTTGACCGCTTTGATTTACTCATTATTGATGATCTTGGCTATGTCAAAAAATCTGAGGCTGAAACTTCCGTCCTGTTTGAGCTGATTGCTCATCGTTATGAACGCAAAAGCCTCATCATTACTGCTAATCAGCCTTTCTCGCAATGGGATCACATCTTTGCCGATGACATGATGACTGTTGCTGCCGTTGACCGCCTCATTCATCATGCTCTCATTGTTGAAATTCATGCTGATAGTTTCCGTAAACGCAACGCTGTTGAGCGCTCGCAAAAATAA
- a CDS encoding glycosyltransferase, with translation MGEIDFNEKGEGRRIKAATLLTLIYGGVFLLHLSSWGIRVIQAGIALMVVHFLRLFLARSHPGHSSEREYQDYQPKVSLLVAAKNEEQVIANLVAGLCQLEYDPELWELWVIDDNSSDRTPEILEQLKHKYPQLKTLNRDADSFGGKSGALNQVLPLTMGEIIGVFDADAQVSKDSLQKVIPLFAKPRLGAVQLRKEIANANFNFWTRGQSIEMALDIWFQDRRAKVGGVGELRGNGQFVRRSALFSCGGWNEQTITDDLDLTLRLHLDRWDVRCLFHPAVAEEGVVGWWQLWHQRNRWAEGGYQRYLDYWSLIVRNRVGVVKSFDLLIFMIIQYILPTAVVPDLLAAYILQQPPILMPLFSTSFAMFTMVMIMGNRQSYQLPWYRLLWHTILGSIYMTHWLFVVASVTHRMSIRPKRLKWVKTIHQGISDSLAFEDYDEIDGLGSQSSK, from the coding sequence ATGGGTGAAATAGATTTCAACGAAAAGGGCGAAGGACGCAGAATTAAGGCAGCGACATTATTAACTCTGATTTACGGCGGTGTGTTTTTATTACATTTGTCGTCCTGGGGCATTAGAGTGATCCAGGCGGGGATCGCCCTGATGGTCGTGCATTTCCTGCGGCTATTCCTGGCGCGATCGCACCCAGGCCATAGTAGTGAGCGCGAATATCAAGACTACCAGCCCAAGGTTTCCCTATTGGTGGCGGCTAAGAACGAAGAGCAAGTGATTGCTAATCTGGTGGCAGGGCTTTGCCAACTGGAATATGACCCAGAGCTATGGGAGTTGTGGGTGATTGATGACAATAGTAGCGATCGCACACCGGAAATCCTGGAGCAACTCAAGCATAAATACCCCCAACTCAAAACTCTAAATCGTGATGCTGACAGTTTTGGTGGTAAATCTGGGGCACTTAATCAGGTTTTACCCCTGACTATGGGTGAGATTATCGGTGTGTTTGATGCGGATGCCCAGGTGAGCAAAGATTCCTTGCAAAAGGTTATTCCCCTCTTTGCTAAACCCAGGTTGGGGGCAGTGCAACTCCGCAAAGAGATCGCCAATGCCAACTTTAACTTTTGGACAAGAGGACAATCGATCGAAATGGCGCTGGATATCTGGTTCCAGGATCGTCGTGCCAAGGTTGGCGGTGTGGGCGAGTTGCGCGGTAATGGCCAGTTTGTGCGGCGATCGGCTCTGTTTAGCTGTGGTGGCTGGAATGAACAAACGATTACCGATGATCTGGACTTAACCCTGCGCTTGCACCTGGACAGGTGGGATGTCCGTTGCCTGTTTCATCCGGCGGTGGCGGAAGAAGGGGTGGTGGGCTGGTGGCAGCTTTGGCATCAACGCAATCGCTGGGCGGAAGGTGGTTATCAACGCTATCTAGACTATTGGTCTTTGATTGTGCGCAATCGGGTTGGCGTGGTCAAGTCGTTTGACTTGCTCATTTTTATGATCATTCAATATATTCTACCGACAGCGGTAGTTCCGGATTTGCTGGCAGCCTATATTCTGCAACAACCACCAATCCTGATGCCGTTGTTTTCTACCTCTTTTGCGATGTTCACGATGGTGATGATCATGGGCAATCGCCAGTCCTATCAGTTGCCCTGGTATCGATTGTTGTGGCATACGATCCTCGGTAGCATCTATATGACCCACTGGTTGTTTGTGGTGGCGAGTGTGACCCATCGGATGTCGATTCGGCCGAAGCGATTGAAGTGGGTAAAAACAATCCATCAGGGGATCAGCGATTCGCTGGCGTTTGAGGATTACGATGAGATCGATGGGCTGGGGAGCCAGAGTAGTAAGTAG
- a CDS encoding IS630 family transposase yields MQQLRADYQRWLWPQAMENLVFIDETGVNLAMTRLYARATLGERAYASKPLARGKNVTIIGAMALRGVLTNFTFTGSNNTDTFVSYLKDKLLPNLWSGAIVIMDNLSVHKVDPVRELIESVGAHLVYLPPYSPELNPIEMLWSKVKQFLRSWAARDYDDLHKAISNALAKVSLDDIMGWFLEADLCASLI; encoded by the coding sequence GTGCAACAGCTGAGAGCAGATTATCAACGCTGGCTTTGGCCACAGGCAATGGAAAACCTGGTATTCATTGATGAGACAGGCGTTAACCTGGCAATGACCAGGTTGTATGCAAGGGCTACTCTAGGTGAGAGAGCCTATGCTAGTAAACCACTTGCTCGAGGCAAAAACGTTACTATAATTGGGGCTATGGCATTACGCGGTGTGCTGACTAATTTTACTTTTACTGGTAGCAATAATACTGATACTTTCGTGTCCTATCTCAAAGATAAATTGCTGCCTAACCTATGGTCTGGTGCAATTGTGATTATGGATAACCTCAGTGTACATAAGGTTGATCCTGTGCGAGAGTTAATTGAGTCCGTCGGTGCTCACTTGGTTTACTTACCGCCTTATTCACCAGAGCTAAATCCGATTGAGATGCTGTGGTCAAAGGTGAAACAGTTTCTACGCTCTTGGGCGGCCAGGGACTATGATGACTTGCATAAAGCTATTTCTAACGCTCTTGCCAAGGTTTCTCTAGACGATATTATGGGCTGGTTCCTTGAGGCCGATCTCTGTGCGTCTCTAATCTGA
- a CDS encoding DegT/DnrJ/EryC1/StrS family aminotransferase, whose amino-acid sequence MVKVPPFDATEQFRQIGDQINQAVAAVLASGQYVGGSNVKEFEQELAAYVGCTDAVACNSGTDALYLALRALGIGAGDEVIVPPFTFFASAEVVSLVGAKPVFVDIEADSFNIDVTKIEAAITDRTKAIMPVHLFGRPANMTAIMAIAKQHNLYVVEDCAQAIGATWNGQQVGSIGDVGCFSFYPTKNLGCCGDGGMLTTSNPDLAQQSRVVKEHGSPKRYYHSTIGINSRMDAVQAAILRVKLPYLDKWNHLRKEAIGRYDQYLKHIDGMITPKHCPGSVWNQYSIRFAHADRDAIQAQIRAQGVITITYYPVPLHLQDAYADLGHKSGDFPVSELVSQQVLSLPMFPEISDEQQQYVVNTLKDALA is encoded by the coding sequence GTGGTTAAAGTTCCCCCCTTCGATGCAACCGAACAATTTCGACAGATTGGCGATCAAATAAATCAAGCGGTCGCGGCGGTGTTGGCTTCTGGCCAATATGTTGGCGGCTCTAATGTCAAAGAATTTGAGCAGGAGCTGGCTGCTTACGTGGGTTGCACCGATGCTGTGGCCTGTAATTCTGGCACCGATGCGCTGTATCTGGCACTGCGAGCCCTGGGTATTGGTGCTGGTGATGAAGTGATTGTGCCGCCATTTACTTTTTTTGCTAGTGCAGAAGTGGTTAGTTTGGTTGGTGCAAAGCCGGTATTTGTGGATATTGAGGCCGATAGCTTTAATATCGATGTGACCAAAATCGAGGCCGCGATCACCGATCGCACCAAGGCGATTATGCCCGTGCATTTATTTGGTCGCCCCGCAAACATGACCGCAATCATGGCGATCGCCAAGCAACACAACCTCTATGTAGTAGAAGACTGCGCCCAGGCGATCGGTGCCACCTGGAATGGTCAGCAGGTGGGCAGTATTGGTGATGTGGGTTGTTTTAGCTTCTATCCCACCAAAAATTTGGGCTGTTGTGGGGATGGTGGCATGTTAACCACCAGTAACCCAGATCTGGCACAGCAAAGCCGAGTAGTTAAAGAGCATGGTAGCCCCAAACGTTATTATCACAGTACGATCGGGATTAACTCACGCATGGATGCGGTGCAGGCGGCGATCCTGCGGGTGAAATTGCCCTACCTGGACAAGTGGAATCACCTGCGCAAAGAGGCGATCGGCCGCTATGATCAATATCTCAAGCACATTGACGGCATGATCACGCCCAAGCATTGCCCCGGCAGCGTGTGGAATCAATATTCAATTCGCTTTGCCCATGCCGATCGGGACGCGATCCAAGCCCAAATCAGAGCACAGGGCGTAATTACAATCACCTATTACCCGGTGCCGTTGCATCTCCAGGATGCCTATGCTGATCTGGGGCATAAGTCAGGTGATTTCCCCGTTTCAGAACTAGTCAGCCAGCAGGTTTTGTCATTGCCAATGTTCCCAGAGATTAGCGATGAACAGCAGCAATATGTGGTGAATACGCTCAAGGATGCGCTGGCATGA
- a CDS encoding helix-turn-helix domain-containing protein: MRAHSLDLRQRIVTAYENKEGSIRELATRFSVSKDSVHQLLQLYRTTGSVEPIPYKAGAKAKFNEAALAELAKLVAAKNDATLSELCEQMYERTGIRVSEPTMCRTLQRQELTRKKNFSRR; encoded by the coding sequence ATGAGAGCCCATTCTCTAGATTTGCGTCAGCGCATAGTCACAGCGTACGAAAATAAAGAAGGTTCAATCCGTGAGTTGGCAACCCGATTCAGCGTTAGTAAAGACAGTGTCCATCAGCTGCTCCAACTTTATCGCACTACTGGTTCAGTTGAGCCAATTCCATACAAGGCAGGAGCAAAAGCCAAGTTTAATGAAGCTGCTCTGGCTGAGTTAGCAAAGTTAGTAGCCGCTAAAAATGATGCCACACTGTCGGAGTTATGTGAGCAAATGTATGAACGTACTGGCATCAGGGTATCAGAACCAACCATGTGCCGTACGTTGCAAAGGCAGGAGTTAACTCGAAAAAAAAACTTTTCACGCCGATGA
- a CDS encoding helix-turn-helix domain-containing protein produces MLSEQYIMPKRYIVRLSKEEREELQNLVSTGKAAAYKIKHANILLNIDINGQNWTDAEAAATFSCHRNTVANLRQRLIEGGLESALARKPRQSAPRPHVCDGESEAKLIALRCSEPPAGHARWTLRLLADKAVELEIVPAICHETVRQVLKKTN; encoded by the coding sequence ATGTTATCCGAGCAGTATATTATGCCTAAACGCTATATCGTCCGTTTGAGCAAGGAAGAGCGCGAAGAGCTGCAAAATCTTGTGTCTACTGGTAAGGCCGCCGCCTATAAAATCAAACATGCCAACATTCTGTTAAATATCGATATAAATGGCCAGAACTGGACAGATGCGGAAGCCGCCGCCACCTTTAGTTGCCATCGCAATACAGTAGCCAACCTGCGTCAACGATTGATTGAAGGAGGTTTAGAGTCGGCCTTGGCACGCAAACCTCGCCAAAGTGCGCCACGACCACACGTATGTGATGGAGAGTCGGAGGCAAAGCTAATAGCCTTACGTTGTAGCGAACCACCTGCTGGTCATGCTCGCTGGACATTGCGATTGCTTGCTGATAAAGCGGTGGAGTTAGAAATTGTACCAGCTATTTGTCACGAGACCGTGCGACAAGTGCTGAAAAAAACGAACTGA